From the genome of Poecilia reticulata strain Guanapo linkage group LG22, Guppy_female_1.0+MT, whole genome shotgun sequence:
CTGAATCACCGCAATAGCAAAGCTGTGTTTTCTGGAAATTAGCAGAGTTAGTTTTAGTAACAAATATTTTGTAACGCTGCTACTGTtggtttaaatatatataaataaaaaaacgtacttgaaatACATTTCCTCCTCAGCAGCTTGCTTCTTCCCCATGGCGCCGCCCGCCTCCCTGATggagccgccgccgcctccgCCTTTTCCCGCACCTTTTCCCAGCTCACCCAGCTGCAACAGGTGGGACAGAGATTCAAAGAAAAAGACTGAACTGAGTCCTGAGGGGAAAACTGCTTATtattaatacaaatataatcATAAGCAACATATTATATACAAAATGCAATATtataagtaatttaaatatgacCTAAAAAGGCGTTTGCTTTATTGGCGTATTTTGATCTTCTGTTTTAAGAtcatttttagagttttaaGTGATAAATATCCAAATGTAAAGGTCAGAAAATGCATGTTCTACTTTCTAGCAACTCTTGGTTAAGTTAAAAGGTTTTATCACGTTACTGTGGACAtataaaaattacagatttttttaaattttagttttctgttgcATGTAAATCAGAAATTAACACACCCAGGTTTGATTAATGTCTAAACTGTAGAAAACAGCATGTTTGACAGCATGAAATAGGcgaaaatatctaaaaaaaaaaatccaattcaTTCAGCTTGAATGGCTCCTTCCTTTTTATTCACcatgaataatttaaatcatcattttaaaacttcaatttgCATTTAGTAAGGTAATTTTTCACtgacatgaaaatatttgagtgttaaaaatgaaacaaaccagattttttatatatatatggaaCAAAAAAGAGTTATAAACAATGACATGAATTAGAAATGCACAGTTAATAGAAGTAACACTGGcttgaaatattaaagaaataccAGTTAAACAAATGAATACACGCTAAAATACTTATaatgatttaaaagtaaattcacAAATAATAACATGCattgaatatataaaaaattaaaaaaatttaaacaaattatttttcaaaatgctataaaaattatttaataatccctgatggaaattaaaatctttgtaaCGCTTAATTTCCTTCAAAGTGTTGTTGATGCTTCTGCAGCAGTCTCTGTTGCAGCATTTCTGAataagcttctgactgaagacagtcTGTGGCTCAGTGATGTCTGTGATTTCACAGCAACAAGTAAATTAAGtacaggaaataaaattttaattaaacaaaactgaaactgcagtaaaaacaaacaaaaaaatacaactccTATCACAAACTTCAGTTAGTTTCAAATAATCTTAACTATGAAAAGCCAAACAAAGAGGATATGTCTCAAGTTTGCTGCTTTCAAACTTGAAAATGCAGGAAGTGATGCTTTGctatgagtttttatttttttacttctggtTTTATATGAAAAACTTCTGAGTAGAAATAGAAGGACTGCATCTAAATATTAATGATAAGTTATACAGTAACAACACAACTGAGTCAGCTCAACTTCGAAGGTCAAAATCAGGTttagaaataatcaaaaataataaaatactgatGTGTTTTACTGTGTAACCTGAGCAAAAACGATCACAATAGGTAAAAACAATTCACAGATCCTCCGTTATGACGCAGCTGGTAATTGATACACCTTTTACAGGTCAGATTTAACCAGACACATTTTACCCAAATCACTAATATAGTCTAGAAACCATTACTGGCCATTTTAAACCGATGTTATTCCAATCATGTTAGGTTTTAGTTAgctaaaaacatgttgaatgaCAGGGTTGCGGTCTGGTTTTCAAAGCAGCCAGGAGGAAAAAGACGTTTATTACCTGATCGGAGGACATTCTCAGCTGGGATGTGACAAAACTCCTGATGTTTAACCTCAACAGCCTCGCCATGTTTGACCGTCAGGCACAAAAACAACGCTGACACTGACGGTTTGCCCTTGTCCACAGAAACCAGCCAGTGGACCGTACCATTAGCAGCGAAACGGAGGGGCGAGTCCGCCTGCTCTTTTGGTCTAAACTCTGTAGAAAAGAATCATTTTTATGTCGAATGGCGAAAACATATTAAAACGTTCAAAAGTGACTTTGTAAAACTTTAGTTTGTAGAAATAAACGTAGTTTAGTGTGAAATAGCTCTACCTACGTAATGGTACGTCCCCCAGCGTAACATCTTACGTGATTTACGTATCTGTCGACCCCACGTTGATACGGGTCGTTTTCGCTTTCAAGGTAAAATCTTCAAATTTACTTTTTCCTGGAAATGGATCAAATATAGAATTTcaaaagggaataaaaaagttaaacattttagaaataatatTCTTCTTAAATagcaaattttacatttataaatgccGTGTTACAAAAAGCATTGcataatgtttttgtaaatcttttttttttaaatatgaacagGTCCtgtcaaacttttcaaaattatatcataatttaattagctataaacaagattttatttttattggtgcttttaatttttttagtttttaatttttccgtggtttcatttctttaatattcTGCTGTTAATAGTTGTTATACCAACATGTAATACTTTTGCTAAGTGTTTTaaggagaaatatttaaaatatattatgaaagaatattaaacatgaaatggtcatttttatacattttattttatacatgttttaattcactctgaatgaaaaattgtcagaattaacagaaattatattaaaaacattttcacttggtgaattaagttactgaaataaattaatgacaCTGAATTCTTACAGAATTTGAGAGGAAATATCTCATAAAATagggcattaaattacaaaatattgaGGATAAATGTTCATAGTTACAATATCTCTGTTGGAAATTCATCTGTTATTTATGGAATAATTTGTCATACTTATGAGAAAATCTCATAAGAAGAAAGGAGAaagtttgtgataaaaaaacatgcaattaagaattaaataaaactattttaaaaatacatttaaacttaTTTCTGCCTCATTTTTGGGTTTGattaaaattgctttaaaacatCTGAGCAGCTATTTTTTCAGTCATGTCTTAAATTAACAGAGTTCTAACTGTATGATCAGAACCAGATGGGAAAACGGAATGCGTTGCAGAATTTTATTCAACACAGCAAAGAAAGCTTCAATCCCCTTTTTGAGCAAACCAAACTCTGCCTTGTGTGCTAAAGGAAAGTTTTTGCCTCCCAACGtccccaaaaatattttacattttgcttgCCAGGTAACACGGGAAGAAACTAAACGTAAAATTTCCAACCACATTCACTACCAACGACATTATGTACAGGGCTGGTTGGACCCTCGACTGCAggcaaataagaataaaaacaaaaacaattaatcagttcatgtagaaaaaaaatgaaactaaaactttcACATCACCATCAGAACAGAAAGACATTCAGAGGCACTCACGTTTGTGATGATTAGTCctctaaagaaaatgaaaatgaatcaaactgttcattaaaagcaacaaaagaaataGTTTTGATATCGACAGTTCAAGGGCTGGCGGCTGCAGGACGAATCAGAATCTGGCCTGTTTATCTGTAAAAAGCGTCGCCATAATTACAGATGTTCTTCTACTTAAGCAATAAACAACTGGAATAGCTCATTTATAAACTATTCTAAGAAATTCCTCACTAGTTTGACATCCTAATACTGGAAAACAATcctaaaatgtcttttttccttttaaaatatgtacaggatgaaattaataaataagtggaaaacaaaacaaactgccaAATCAATCTGTAAACTGTAGTCAGGCTAACTTTTTCTAAACAAACATTGTCCAGATGATTCCTCACAGCAAGCCGCACTGAGAAAACGCTTTTCGCTgagatgttttggttttgctgAATGTTTGGACAGTGAAGTGCTAAAATAAGGTAAAACTCAATGTTTGGGGAACaggtgggaagaaaaaaaagaccaggCAGCGTCACAGGGCAAGGAGGGGTCTGCGGAGGCCGGCAGGAGGAGGCGGCGCCCGCCGCTCCCCCGTTCGGCCGCGTCAGTCCTGCTTGACGTTCCCCAGCGCCCTGAGGCGCTCCAGCAGGGGCGGGTGGGAGTAGTGCCACATGGAGAAGAGCCAGTCCGCCACAGGGAAGCCCAGGTTGTCCATGTTGAGCTTGATGAGGGCAGAGTACAGCTCTGAGGCTTTGCCCATGCCGCGAGCGAAGGCGTCCGCCTGGAACTCAAACCGGCGGCTCAGAACCGTCAGACAGAaagacagcagctgcagaacagagcaggaggaggtggaTTAATCGACTTACACTTAACTGTTGACTAACAGTTTAGAAGATTAATATTAGATCCAATTGATTAACTGAAAATGTGCAAGTAGAAATTATTTGTGTTGTAGCTTGGCCTCcgcccagcagagggcgccgctggtcaaAGAAACGGTCCAGAGTCCGATTTGGGAttcaaaatgcactttatgcagttttgttttgaaattgagACACTCGACAAGCTCCTTAAATTTCACTTCAACAGCAGTCATTCATCCGAGCTGAAGCAATCAACTTCTCATCGATTAACATGCAAGTTATAACGTCCGTTTAGACTTccttttagtgttgtagtttggccggcagccagcagagggcgccttAAGCAACGCTGGTGATACAGTTACAAAGATGGCGCCCAGAAACAACAACGGTCCAAATGGAGCTCGGTGTGGAGTGGCAAATGCTCGTTATGCGGTTCTGTTCTCAACAAAACTCctcaaaagtattaaaaataatagcGTTTATTCAGCCGAGCTGCATGACGGAGCGGCGTccacttttcatttaaaaatgaccgATTTGCTACGGAGGCGATCACTTCAAGCAgctaattttaaattaactcagaaaataaacagtttggtgACCCAAATTACCTCGTTGTAAGGAGAGAAGATGAACTGGAAGATAATCATCAAGCCAATTAATGTAGGCTGACTTTGAGTGAATCCAAAAGCCACAAACAGCTCCGTCCGCCCGATCAGAACCGCAAACAGGGAGAAGCAGAGGAAGGAATTCATCTGCAGACacgaaaaataaaataaatgatatcTGCTCCAGTAAGCACTGTTTGATTCAGGGTTCATACACGTTTCCCACAggaaaatttaaaataacttctcaAACTTTTCCTGCACCGCAGCAGGGACAatttaagcaaaacattttatgttttgaaatgttacaaaacactaacacaaaaaaatatccaacTTTAATAACATCACttaaagtataaaatataagcTAATTTTTCTatcaattaaaatgatcaataagTCACTGAGCCAATaggaataataaaacaaattacttttCTGCTCAAAGTAtatacaaatgtacaaaaaatctctaaataaaaatgttcttgaaaaattttcttgaatttaggaaaaataattaattttgctaatttgaactgaccaaaaaaataaaaagtttactcggctttaacttcagacaatgaaaaaacaaacatatcgttttattttgtgtatccaaatttaagtatttaattGCACTTTGTTACAAAACTATGCATTTTGAAAGACTTTTCACAGAAATGAAACctttaaaacagctgaatgaAAGTGAAGCATGTTGATTATTGTGATGGCGAATTAAAAACCATTTCTGATTAGTTTTGATCACCTGACTGATGACGATGTTCTTGACGGTGTGACCGAGCTTCCAGTGGCCCAGCTCGTGACCCAGAACCGCCAGGATCTCCGCGTTGTTGCAGCCTTGCTTCTTCTGTGaaggaaattaaaatgatcCCGTCATGTTTCCACTTTCACCACTTCCTGTGTGAGGAGGATTTGAATGTTGACTTTTCCACCTTGGATTTTTGCTTCTTCTCGCTGGACGATTCCTCCGGGTCCGACTCCGTCTCCGACTGCGTTTCTGACTGCGGCTCTCCGGCGCTGTTCAGAGGGGAATAATCCTCCAGCAGCGTGTCAAACAGCACGATGCGCTTGTTCTTGAAGAAGCCGTAGAAATACGCGTTGCTGTGCGAAGAACGCTTCGAACCTGGAGGGACGGAAAACGAAGTCATCCGGGAACGCGTTTCCTCCCAGAGCTCAAGATTTCTGCCGTTCTAAACATTTCTACCTTCAACCACGTAGAGTTTAGTGAGAGGGAAGCTGATGCTCTTGGCCATGTCCTCTATCGCCGTCTTCAGCTCGCCCTCCGGCAGCGGGGTGAATTTATCGAACAGCGGAGCGATGTAGTCGGCATAAATGGTCACAAGAACCTTCAAATCCCCGAGCAAAGGCGGATCAGTGGAGCAGAAAATACAGcaacaacatttaaacactgaaataaagtaCAGAGCCTTCTGAAAGcattcaaacattttgtaaagttacaactacaaacctctgtgtattttaaaacaattacaagaataaagaaaatattatgaGACTAAAACtgtatgacaaaaataaatttacaaagtCGTAAtattgagaataaagtcgtatgACAGTTAAggaaaatgagaataaagttgtaataatacaagaaaaactttaaataatacaagaaaagtTGCAACAAGAATAAATCTGTATGATAAAAAGCcaatattatgaaaataaagtcacaataatacaaaaaattgtAGTTACACAACAAAGTTACACAACAAAACGTCAGGAGaataaagtgtaaaacaaaaaataaaataaattcatactACAAAGACtcaatattatgagaataaagtggcaaaaatatgaggaaaaaattataaatattaaaaaataaagttgtagtaTTAGTAGAATGAAATAGTAATTTAATTATAACACCTAAAACGAGGAACGATGAGTACCTtgtaaagttataaaaaaatagtgaaataCTTTCTTTCAActcatcagcatcaaattattaccAGTAGGAATttgaaacaatgaaagaaacaaactgattttagTAACTTAATATCAAAGCTTTGCtctcattaaacatttttctagttttattgtgactttattgtgataatataatttcattctcataatttcaactagacaaaaatatcaCCTCCAATAaaatttgagaaacattttcttccactctaaaaaaaactttttttcccacctaAAATCAAAACGGGAGAAACCGACAGAGGAAAATGGAGGACGATCTCCTCACTGACCAGAGAGACGAGCAGCGTGAAGAGCCAAGCGTAGATGAAGAAATAATCTCCTCCGATCTTTATGATGTACAGGAGCAGCGAGCTCACCGGCAGCAGGATGCACTGGGTCACTGCAAACTTCTTCACCGCGTCCTTCAGGAAAAAGCCCAACGTCTGGGCggaaggagggagagaaatTAAATCTACCAGAAAAAGCTTTTggaaatgagaggaaaaaacGTTTTTCAGGCAGGAAACCTGCTGGTTGAAGCCGTGTTTCTCCTCAATCACAAAGGTGCTGTACAAACTCCAGGGAAGTCCGGTTACGGCGCCGAACAGCGTGGCCAGAGTCAGGAACACCAACGACTGGCTGATCTCATAGTCCGGGTCGAACCCGAACCGAGCCGTCACAGAACCGGCGAAGTGCCACAGAAACGGGATTCCGCCCAGCAGGAGGATCAGCTG
Proteins encoded in this window:
- the atp5if1b gene encoding ATPase inhibitor B, mitochondrial, whose protein sequence is MARLLRLNIRSFVTSQLRMSSDQLGELGKGAGKGGGGGGSIREAGGAMGKKQAAEEEMYFKRKEQEQLAALKQHHLEEIDHHKKEIERLQREIDRHKGKIRKLKHDD
- the zmpste24 gene encoding CAAX prenyl protease 1 homolog, which translates into the protein MLKTLFLLPVETQIFYSVLVFSWTVYLWEAYLSCRQRKIYRTTIHVPEELGKIMDPDTFEKSRLYQLDKSNFSFWSGLYSEIEGTLILLLGGIPFLWHFAGSVTARFGFDPDYEISQSLVFLTLATLFGAVTGLPWSLYSTFVIEEKHGFNQQTLGFFLKDAVKKFAVTQCILLPVSSLLLYIIKIGGDYFFIYAWLFTLLVSLVLVTIYADYIAPLFDKFTPLPEGELKTAIEDMAKSISFPLTKLYVVEGSKRSSHSNAYFYGFFKNKRIVLFDTLLEDYSPLNSAGEPQSETQSETESDPEESSSEKKQKSKKKQGCNNAEILAVLGHELGHWKLGHTVKNIVISQMNSFLCFSLFAVLIGRTELFVAFGFTQSQPTLIGLMIIFQFIFSPYNELLSFCLTVLSRRFEFQADAFARGMGKASELYSALIKLNMDNLGFPVADWLFSMWHYSHPPLLERLRALGNVKQD